The genomic segment ATACAGCGTCAGCGGTCGGCGGGCGGCATATCGCACGCGATGAGCGACCACGGGCACTCCCAGCGGGCCGGGTTGGTCGAGAACCCGCAAGAGGAAAGCAGGAGAGCCAGAACGCCGAAGGCCAGAACGCGCCGCTTCATGGGAGCATCCTGGCAGGCGAACTCTTACTGAACTCTGCTTTCCTCACGCCTGCGGCACCTCCAGAGGGGGCGGAAGTGCCGGGGGAGCGGACGCTGAATAAGATGCCTGCTCGGCGAGAGCACGCTAGGCTCAGCCATGCGGGCGTGGCGGGCGGGACCGACCTTCCGGCGGCTGTGGCTGGCGAGCACGAGCGCGAATATCGGGGACGGCATCGGCAGGGCGGCGCTGCCGCTGCTCGTCGCGTCGGTCTCCCGCGACCCCATCGTCGTCGCCAGCCTCTCCGCTTTCGCCGCGCTGCCCGGCTTGGTATTCACGCTTCCCTTCGGCGCTCTGATCGACCGTCTCGACCGCCGCACCCTGCTCGTGCTCGCGCACATGTCACGCGGCTTGCTGCTCGGTCTGCTCGCCCTCGCCGTCTTGACGGGGCACCTTCACGTGGCCCTGCTGTACGGGGTCGCCTTCGTCCTCGGCACGGCGGAAACGCTGGCGGACGGGACCGCCGAGACCCTGGTGCCGTCGCTCGTCGGCAGTGATCACTTGGAGGACGCTGGCGGCGCGCTGTACGCCACGAGCGTGACGAGCAACGAGTTCGTCGGCCCACCGCTGGGGGGGCTGCTGTTCGCCGCCTTTCCCGGCCTGCCGTTTCTCGTGAATGCGCTGAGCTTTCTCGGGAGCACGGCCCTGATCTCGACCCTGCCCAGTCGCCCCGCGCGGCGGGGAGTGATGCGCGAATCATGGTGGCGCGAGGTCGTGGAGGGCCTGAGGTGGCTGTGGTCGCACGCGCTGCTGCGCTCCGTGGCGCTGCTGATGGCCCTCACGACGCTGCTCGACGCGGCAGTGTTCGCGCTGTTCGTCCTCTTTGCAACGGCGCTCCCCGGCGTCGGTCCGGTGGGCTACGGCCTGCTGCTCACGGCGGGCGCGGTCGGGCACATCCTCGGCAGCCTGCTGTCGCCGTCTTTCTCACGGCGCTTCGGGGCGGGGCGGACCGTGCTCGGCTCGGTGTTCGTCCTGGGGCTCGTGTACCTCGGCTTGAGCCTCCTTCACGCGCCGCCGCTGCTGGCCGCGTTGTTGGTGATCGACGGCCTCAACCTGGGCTTGTCGGGGGTCGTGAAGGTGGCGTTGCGTCAGCGGCTCGTGCCCTCGGAACTTCGCGGGAGAGTGGGCGGGGCGTACCGATTCATCGTCGCCGGTGCGGCCCCGCTCGGCGCGTTGCTGGGAGGGGTGCTCGGCCAGACCCTGGGCTTGCGCGGGACTTTTGCGATGGCGGGTGGGCTGGCCCTCGTGGTGGCGGTGCTGTTCGTGGACCGCGTGAACAACCGGGCGGTGGCCTGCGCCCAGGAGCGGGTGGACGGACAGACATCTGCTTCCGCGTGAGTGCCGGCGGTGGGTGTGGGTGCCTGTTCCCCCTTCGTGCTGGAAGTGGTGGGGGAGCGGACGTTAAGTTGAGAGACGGTAGGCTGCACGGGAAATGTTTTACCTCTCAAGAAAGTATTTTGGATGAATTTCGTGACTTTCAAAGAAAAGCCGGTGGAGGATTCATTGAAGTCTCCTTCCAAGACCCTCACCCACTTGCCGTCAAGGGAATACAGTAGCTTTCCACTCTCGTCTATATACAAGGTAAGAAGCTGATCTAAAATTCCTACTGGTATAATACGGGAGCCCCACCGCATCTCCCACCTTGAGATGTAGTCCCGGGTATCATCAGCGTATAAACAATTGAACAAAATAGAGTGTTTTATGAATGGGTGACAGAGCATGGGAAGTTGGTCGAAATTTAATAGGAAGACTTCTGCTATTCCAAAAATCGTCCAACCGCTTTTTCTGAAATATGCACGCTGTCTCGACAAGTCAACTTTTCGTTCGGGGGTCCATCCATTTTTTCTCAAAGCATGGAGTACATCTGGATGACTTACCGCGAATAGGGGTTGACGGGGAGGGGACAAAAATGCGAAAGGGACGGTGCTTATGGGCCGTCCCGACCTCAGTGTACTCCCGATCCCCGACGCTTTTCGACACCTCGCGGCGTGGCTGAGCCCGCAGATGCCGCCCAAACTCGTCCACGCTCACGAGAAAATAAGCGATGGCGAGTTGGTCGCAGTCGCCCTCCTTCAGCGGCTGCACAAGGTGCCGTACTTCAGCCGCTGGTGGCGGCTGGTCAAGCTCAACCCCTTCCCTCACTTCCCCTCGGAGGTACAGGCCAGGGTGAGGCTGAAACGACTCCTGCCCGTGATCGAGGGCTTGGCGAGCGAAGTCCAGAGGCTGGACTTCGCGGTCATCGACTCCGAACCTCTCCCGGTCTGCACCTTCAAACGCGCGCCCCGCTGCAAGTTCAAGGGCGCACGACACGGCTTCAGTACCTCCGGCATGGTGTATGGCTTCAAGCTCCATGCCTGGACAGCCCTGAACGGCAAAGTCGTCAAATACGATCTGCGCCCGGCCAACGAGCACGATTTCACCGTGGGCTGCGCGATGAACCACGACTGGCCCGCCTATGGCGGGCCAAAACTCATCGGGGATAAGGGCTACCAGTCGGGCACCTACCTCACCCCACCCAAGAAGAACGCCAAACAACCGGACCCGCGTTGGAAGGCGGAAGACGGGGCGGCACGCAAAATCGTTGAGTCGGCGTTCTCCGCCCTGGTGACCATGGGACTGCGCTGGGGGCAGGTCAAGACGCTCGTCACCTTGCGGCTCAAAGTGGCGCTCATCGTCCTGGCCTACAACCTCAAATTCCGCGACCTCAGCCCCTTAGCCTGAAACCTCCCCACCAGCAACCCCTATTCGCGGTGACTTACAGGCGGAAGCAGCATGTCGGCTCATCCTGAAGCGGCTGGATAGAGATATGGAATCTTTCTGCGCCGGTTGGGTCGAGGGGTCCCCTCACGCCTGCGGCACCTCCGCCTCCACCAGCGTCCCGTGCCCCGGCTCGCTGAGCACCCGGTATTTTCCCCCCCGGCTCTCCACCCGCTCGCGCATCTGCATCAGGCCGAGGCCCCCGGCGCTGCTCACCCGGCCCGAGACCTGGGCGGGGTCGAAGCCCGCGCCGTCGTCCTGCACGCGCAGGGTCACCCGGTCGCCGCCGTGCAGGGTGACGGTCACTTCCCGGGCGCGGGCGTGCTTGGCGACGTTGTTCAGGCTCTCTTGCAGGATGCGGAAGACGACCGCCTCGTCTCCCGGCGCGAGGTGAATCTCCCCCGTGATGTTCAGCGTCGTGCGGACGCCGTTTTGCTGCCCGAAGTCCTCCACGTAGCGCCGCACGGTCTCCAGCAGCCCGTACCGTTCGAGGTCGATGGGCCGCAGCGCGAAGATCGAGCGCCGCACCTCCTTGATCTGCTCGCGGAGCAAGGCGGTCGCGGCGCGGACCTCGGCCTCCGCCCGCTCGGGGTCGGAGTGCAGTTGCCGGGCCACGAGGTCGAGCTTCAGCGCGCAGAAGGCGAGCGACTGGGCCACTCCGTCGTGAATCTCGCGGGCGATGCGGGCTCGCTCGTCGCTGATCGCCAGTTCCTCGGAGTAGAGGTAGGCGCGGGCATTGCGCACGCCCAGGGCCGCCTGCGCCGCCAGCAGCGCGAGCAGCGGGACCCGCGCGTCGGTGAAGGCGTCGGGCCGCGCGTCGCCGAGCACGAGGACGCCGACCAGCCCCTCCTCGTCGCGCATGGGGAAGCCGAGCGCACTCGCCGCGCCGGGGAAGACCTCGGCGGCCTCCTCGGGAGTGGCGCTCAGGGGCGTGTCCGCCTCCGCCACCCGCAGCGCGAAGGGCGGGGCGAGGGTGCCGCCGCCCATGCCCTCGCCGGTGGCGTCCTGTCGGTATTCGAGCCGCAGCACGCCGTCCTGGTCGCTGAGGTACGCGGCCCGCGCCCCCGCCCGCACCCGCTCGGCCATATTGCGGGTCACCCGGGCGAGCAGGCGTCGCAGGTTGCGCTCGGCGCGGATGGACTGGTCCACCGAGTACAGGGTCATCAGGTCGAGGGTCCGTTGCCGCGCGGCCTCCACCCCGGTCGCCACCTCTGCCGCGAGGGCCTGGGCGAGGGCCTCCGTCTCCGGGCCGGGCGGCGTCTCGAAGTGCAGGGCGAGGGCGCCGCCCCCCGGGATGCTCACCTTGAGGGGGTGGAGTTCGGCGCTGGGCGTGGACACGGGCCCCTCTCCCCGCGCCGTGCCGCTTAAGCCCCCGGGCACGGTCAGGGTGGCCTGAACCGCTCCCGTCGTCCGCACCGCTCCCCGCGCGGCGACCTCCACGACGGCGCCCATGTCGGCGGCGCCGCTCAGGTCGCGCATGAGTTCCTGCACCGCCTGAAGCCGCCCGTGCGAGGCCCGCAGTTGCCCGTACAGGTCGCGCAACTCTCGCTCGGCCCGCTCGCGCGCCCGGGTCCCCTCCGCGATCCACTCCACCGAGAAGAAGGTCACCGCTGGCCCCACCAGCCCGTAGAAGAGCAGGTGCGCCCACACCTCGCGCCCGGCGTCCCGCAGCCCCGCGATGAAGTACTCCACCACCGCCACGACCAGCACGATCAGGGGCGGCAGGACATTGCGCACCAGCCGCACCCGGTCGGACAGCGGCACCTCGCGCGGCTTGGGCGGCGGCGCGGCGGGTAAGGAGGCGGGCAGGTCCGTCATAGGGACAGTGTAGGGAGGGGCGGAAGGAGGCGCCGTGATGGGATGCTCAAGTCAGGACGGTGAAACCTGTTTGGTCCAATGTTCCCAAGTGCGTGTAATCCCCTGAGTCGAACCCAACATAGACCGCGCATGAGGCAACCTGCGTAAGAGCGACGGGGTTCAGAGCCTCAAGTGCGTGACGAACAAGGATTGCGGCGATTAGCAGCCCAACCTCGTAATCATTGTCGTTGCCGCTCGTTTGAGCTAATCGCTGAAAAATATCGGTGGAGAGATGTCGGCCCTCTGGCAGGTAGTCGAGTTCCGGCTCCGAATCGTCCCATCTGCTTGCTCCACCAACGTAGAGGTTTAGGGGCTCGGTGTCATCTTCTTCGGCAGTATTGAATAGACCGAACCAGAGAACTTCAAGACGTGGAGGCGGGTCCGCAATCAGCACCGCGTTCAGCCAATGCTGTGCATCCAAGATGGCCTCATTCAAAGGCAGGGCGAGGAGACGTGTGTCCTCTGGTGTGTCTCCGCCCCCGCGAAACTTAAGCAAGTGTTTCAACGCCTCAGCCGGAGGTAGAGGCAGCCGCGCAAGACGCTCGACTTCGTAGAACAACTCCGCCATTTCAGGCATCTTGATCCACCTTCCCCTCTGTGTCAGGGCCCACCACACCTCTTCTCGCCGCGTCCTGCACCTTCCACTCCACCTGGCGCAGGAAGCCCCGGAAGA from the Deinococcus planocerae genome contains:
- a CDS encoding MFS transporter, which translates into the protein MRAWRAGPTFRRLWLASTSANIGDGIGRAALPLLVASVSRDPIVVASLSAFAALPGLVFTLPFGALIDRLDRRTLLVLAHMSRGLLLGLLALAVLTGHLHVALLYGVAFVLGTAETLADGTAETLVPSLVGSDHLEDAGGALYATSVTSNEFVGPPLGGLLFAAFPGLPFLVNALSFLGSTALISTLPSRPARRGVMRESWWREVVEGLRWLWSHALLRSVALLMALTTLLDAAVFALFVLFATALPGVGPVGYGLLLTAGAVGHILGSLLSPSFSRRFGAGRTVLGSVFVLGLVYLGLSLLHAPPLLAALLVIDGLNLGLSGVVKVALRQRLVPSELRGRVGGAYRFIVAGAAPLGALLGGVLGQTLGLRGTFAMAGGLALVVAVLFVDRVNNRAVACAQERVDGQTSASA
- a CDS encoding IS982 family transposase; the protein is MGRPDLSVLPIPDAFRHLAAWLSPQMPPKLVHAHEKISDGELVAVALLQRLHKVPYFSRWWRLVKLNPFPHFPSEVQARVRLKRLLPVIEGLASEVQRLDFAVIDSEPLPVCTFKRAPRCKFKGARHGFSTSGMVYGFKLHAWTALNGKVVKYDLRPANEHDFTVGCAMNHDWPAYGGPKLIGDKGYQSGTYLTPPKKNAKQPDPRWKAEDGAARKIVESAFSALVTMGLRWGQVKTLVTLRLKVALIVLAYNLKFRDLSPLA
- a CDS encoding sensor histidine kinase, encoding MTDLPASLPAAPPPKPREVPLSDRVRLVRNVLPPLIVLVVAVVEYFIAGLRDAGREVWAHLLFYGLVGPAVTFFSVEWIAEGTRARERAERELRDLYGQLRASHGRLQAVQELMRDLSGAADMGAVVEVAARGAVRTTGAVQATLTVPGGLSGTARGEGPVSTPSAELHPLKVSIPGGGALALHFETPPGPETEALAQALAAEVATGVEAARQRTLDLMTLYSVDQSIRAERNLRRLLARVTRNMAERVRAGARAAYLSDQDGVLRLEYRQDATGEGMGGGTLAPPFALRVAEADTPLSATPEEAAEVFPGAASALGFPMRDEEGLVGVLVLGDARPDAFTDARVPLLALLAAQAALGVRNARAYLYSEELAISDERARIAREIHDGVAQSLAFCALKLDLVARQLHSDPERAEAEVRAATALLREQIKEVRRSIFALRPIDLERYGLLETVRRYVEDFGQQNGVRTTLNITGEIHLAPGDEAVVFRILQESLNNVAKHARAREVTVTLHGGDRVTLRVQDDGAGFDPAQVSGRVSSAGGLGLMQMRERVESRGGKYRVLSEPGHGTLVEAEVPQA